A region from the Tahibacter amnicola genome encodes:
- a CDS encoding serine/threonine protein kinase, which yields MDLERLRAELPTHLCAEFDLDVAWRRYRASGGADDRDDFIDWLLLHHPRPPLAEDPSDSGVQLSQHLPSRLAAALDPTAFAAPAAAPTLPAPAAADATAVASERRRHFHYVLLGEAGSGGMGTVHIARDTELMRKVALKTLNTEAAVTPGGQARFLREAQITAQLSHPNIVGVYALEVTPEGRPAYTMKLVEGRTFHALLHETRAFYEAGKKPDEAHSLSTRLEHFLKVCDAMSYAHDKDVIHRDLKPANLMLGKHNEVYVMDWGLCRLVHQDVEPLPADASRVGYSPEVSGSASETQVGDVVGTPKYMSPEQAQGRNRELDAKSDQCALGLILFEMVTLTSPYAGKNAYEVMVSAAMARRRPIVAAYKGMRIARELRAVIDRATAALPSERYDSVAAFAADLRRYLRGEAVLAQPDNPWQAAQRWISRHRQTAVTVALAGFAIGSSIIGWLIWQNDRSLTQAMAHEQHVIALQNVAARIGDRIQGRALQLEGAMKNLADSVVQLNQLGLESSNRYYTSSDFHQPGKAPPDLTASRQHQGKVSMQWPVWSVPKDAARADIEPAIRRLSGLQDYVREIYGRAATMAVSAQGNFYAEQTIDQTDDSSPIVAIIVGLENGVGMRYPGWDQLAPDYDPRSRPWYRLAAGKVEPQWGAPYLSSVSNLYELPLSVSLQDRDRKFLGVATALLLPEYLVQSLLDVDGTHGLRGLYLLAPNGLIMAQSGVAVRASSAPSDDNAAPVFPLQAVVDSVAKRRGGVISAPLLGSDCLVAFDVIEPLGWSVVAVAADEHIGGSPLTVH from the coding sequence GTGGATCTGGAACGTCTGCGCGCTGAACTGCCCACCCATCTGTGTGCCGAGTTCGACCTGGACGTCGCCTGGCGACGCTACCGCGCCTCCGGCGGTGCGGACGACCGCGACGATTTCATCGACTGGCTGCTGCTGCACCATCCGCGTCCACCGCTTGCAGAAGATCCATCCGACTCGGGCGTGCAGCTCTCACAGCATCTTCCCTCGCGCCTGGCAGCCGCACTGGATCCCACCGCGTTCGCCGCACCCGCGGCGGCCCCCACCCTGCCGGCCCCCGCCGCCGCCGACGCGACCGCCGTCGCATCCGAACGACGCCGCCATTTTCACTACGTGCTGCTCGGTGAAGCCGGCAGCGGTGGCATGGGCACGGTGCACATCGCGCGCGACACGGAACTGATGCGCAAGGTAGCGCTCAAGACCCTCAATACCGAGGCCGCGGTCACACCCGGCGGGCAAGCGCGCTTCCTGCGCGAGGCGCAGATCACCGCGCAGCTGAGTCATCCCAATATCGTGGGTGTGTATGCGCTGGAGGTCACACCGGAAGGCCGCCCCGCATACACGATGAAACTGGTGGAAGGGCGCACGTTCCACGCCCTTCTCCACGAGACGCGCGCCTTCTACGAGGCGGGAAAGAAGCCCGACGAAGCGCATTCGCTGTCGACACGTCTGGAGCATTTCCTGAAAGTGTGCGACGCGATGTCCTACGCCCACGACAAAGACGTCATTCACCGGGACCTCAAGCCGGCCAACCTGATGCTGGGCAAGCACAACGAGGTCTACGTCATGGACTGGGGCCTGTGCCGGCTGGTCCACCAGGACGTGGAACCACTGCCCGCCGACGCCTCGCGCGTGGGCTATTCCCCGGAGGTGTCAGGCAGCGCATCCGAAACGCAGGTCGGCGATGTCGTGGGCACGCCCAAGTACATGTCCCCCGAGCAGGCCCAGGGCAGGAACCGCGAGCTCGACGCGAAAAGTGACCAATGCGCGCTGGGATTGATCCTGTTCGAAATGGTGACGCTGACTTCTCCGTATGCCGGCAAGAACGCCTACGAGGTCATGGTCAGCGCAGCGATGGCGCGGCGCCGGCCCATCGTCGCGGCGTACAAGGGCATGCGCATCGCGCGCGAGCTGCGTGCGGTGATCGATCGTGCCACAGCGGCGCTGCCCTCCGAGCGGTATGACAGCGTGGCGGCCTTCGCCGCGGACCTGCGGCGCTACCTGCGTGGCGAGGCCGTGCTGGCGCAACCGGACAATCCCTGGCAGGCCGCGCAACGCTGGATCAGCCGGCACCGGCAGACGGCAGTCACCGTGGCCCTCGCCGGGTTCGCGATCGGCTCGTCGATCATTGGCTGGCTGATCTGGCAGAACGATCGCAGCCTGACCCAGGCGATGGCGCACGAGCAGCACGTGATTGCCCTGCAGAACGTCGCGGCACGCATCGGTGACCGGATCCAGGGCCGCGCCCTGCAGCTGGAAGGCGCCATGAAGAACCTCGCCGATTCGGTCGTGCAGCTCAATCAGCTAGGGTTGGAAAGCAGCAATCGCTACTACACCAGTAGCGATTTTCACCAACCCGGCAAGGCGCCCCCGGACCTGACCGCCAGCCGCCAGCACCAGGGCAAGGTCAGCATGCAATGGCCGGTGTGGTCGGTGCCCAAGGACGCGGCGCGAGCCGATATCGAACCCGCCATCCGTCGCCTGTCGGGATTGCAGGACTATGTGCGCGAAATCTACGGACGAGCAGCAACGATGGCCGTCAGCGCACAGGGAAACTTCTACGCCGAACAGACAATCGACCAGACCGACGACAGCAGCCCGATCGTCGCCATCATCGTGGGACTGGAGAACGGCGTCGGAATGCGCTACCCCGGCTGGGACCAGCTCGCGCCGGACTACGATCCGCGCAGCCGTCCGTGGTACCGGCTGGCCGCGGGCAAAGTCGAACCGCAGTGGGGCGCGCCGTATCTAAGCTCTGTCTCAAACCTCTACGAGTTGCCGCTGAGCGTTTCCCTGCAGGATCGCGACCGGAAATTCCTCGGCGTCGCCACTGCCCTGCTGTTGCCCGAATACCTCGTGCAATCGCTGCTGGACGTGGACGGAACACACGGTCTGCGCGGCCTGTACCTGCTGGCTCCCAACGGCCTGATCATGGCGCAGTCCGGTGTCGCGGTCCGCGCCAGCAGCGCGCCGAGCGATGACAACGCTGCGCCTGTCTTTCCGCTGCAGGCCGTAGTGGACAGCGTGGCCAAGCGTCGCGGCGGCGTCATCTCCGCGCCGCTCCTTGGCAGCGATTGCCTTGTCGCTTTCGACGTCATCGAACCGCTGGGCTGGAGCGTGGTGGCGGTCGCGGCGGATGAACATATCGGGGGATCGCCGCTGACGGTTCACTAG
- the moaB gene encoding molybdenum cofactor biosynthesis protein B, whose translation MTALDTFVPLTLCVLTVSDTRTLETDTSGAYLAEALGAAGHVLHERVVAKDDKYRIRAIVAGWIAEPQVHGVIVTGGTGFTGRDTTPEAIEPLLDKAMPGFGEMFRHLSYSEIGTSTVQSRAFAGLSNQTFLFCLPGSTSACRTAWEKLIQPQLDARTRPCNLVGLMPRLRE comes from the coding sequence ATGACCGCCCTCGACACCTTTGTCCCGCTGACCCTGTGCGTGCTGACCGTCTCGGATACGCGCACGCTGGAAACCGACACGTCGGGCGCCTATCTCGCCGAGGCCCTGGGTGCCGCCGGGCATGTGCTGCACGAGCGGGTTGTTGCCAAGGACGACAAATACCGTATCCGCGCGATCGTTGCCGGCTGGATCGCCGAACCGCAGGTGCACGGCGTGATCGTCACCGGCGGCACCGGCTTCACCGGTCGCGATACCACGCCCGAGGCGATCGAGCCGCTGCTCGACAAGGCCATGCCCGGTTTCGGCGAGATGTTCCGCCACCTGAGCTACAGCGAAATCGGTACCTCGACCGTGCAGTCGCGGGCCTTCGCCGGGCTGTCCAACCAGACCTTTCTCTTCTGCCTGCCCGGGTCGACCTCGGCCTGCCGCACGGCCTGGGAAAAACTCATCCAGCCGCAGCTGGACGCGCGTACACGGCCGTGCAATCTCGTGGGGCTGATGCCGCGCCTGCGCGAATAG
- the ppk2 gene encoding polyphosphate kinase 2: MSKLKRKDYEAALESLQHELIEAQRWLMQQGKRLVIVFEGRDAAGKGGVIKAITEQLNTRGYRVVALSKPSEREKSQWYFQRYVAHLPSAGECVLFDRSWYNRAGVEHVMGFCTDTEYQRFLDQCPGFEKLLVDDDILLIKYWLTVDQKFQEERFAERANDKAKRWKISEIDVAARAKYAQYGKARDAMIARTHSPQAPWFLVDFNDQRRGRLNLIRHLLDWLPDRKVPDQYIKLPPLSGNPRKETLPRKALRVKDVY, encoded by the coding sequence GTGAGCAAGCTCAAGCGCAAAGACTACGAAGCCGCCCTGGAATCGCTGCAGCACGAGCTGATCGAGGCACAGCGCTGGCTGATGCAGCAGGGCAAGCGCCTGGTCATCGTTTTTGAAGGGCGCGATGCCGCCGGAAAGGGTGGCGTGATCAAGGCGATCACCGAGCAGCTCAACACGCGCGGCTACCGCGTGGTGGCCCTGTCCAAGCCATCCGAGCGCGAGAAGTCGCAGTGGTATTTCCAACGCTATGTGGCGCACCTGCCCAGCGCCGGTGAGTGCGTGCTGTTTGACCGCAGCTGGTACAACCGGGCGGGCGTGGAGCACGTGATGGGCTTTTGCACCGATACCGAGTACCAACGTTTTCTCGACCAGTGCCCTGGCTTCGAAAAACTACTGGTCGACGACGACATCCTGCTGATCAAGTACTGGCTGACGGTCGACCAGAAGTTCCAGGAAGAACGCTTCGCCGAGCGCGCCAACGACAAGGCCAAGCGCTGGAAGATCTCCGAGATCGACGTTGCCGCCCGCGCGAAGTACGCCCAATACGGCAAGGCACGGGATGCGATGATCGCGCGGACGCACTCGCCACAGGCGCCCTGGTTCCTGGTGGATTTCAACGACCAGCGTCGCGGCCGCCTCAATCTGATTCGCCACCTGCTGGACTGGCTGCCCGATCGCAAGGTACCCGACCAGTACATCAAGCTACCGCCGCTGTCAGGCAATCCGCGCAAGGAAACGTTGCCGCGCAAGGCGCTGCGCGTGAAGGACGTGTATTAG
- a CDS encoding acylphosphatase, with amino-acid sequence MTTTAARFLVSGRVQGVFFRASTRDEAARLGLRGYARNLADGRVEVLACGDAAAVDTLEQWLHRGPPAAKVESVRREPADAAAAGDGFVTR; translated from the coding sequence GTGACCACCACTGCCGCGCGCTTTCTCGTCAGCGGGCGCGTGCAAGGGGTGTTCTTCCGCGCCTCCACCCGCGACGAAGCGGCGCGGCTGGGTCTTCGCGGCTATGCGCGCAACCTCGCCGACGGTCGTGTCGAGGTGCTTGCCTGCGGCGACGCGGCGGCCGTGGATACGCTGGAGCAATGGCTGCACCGGGGGCCGCCCGCCGCGAAGGTGGAATCTGTCCGGCGCGAACCGGCCGATGCAGCCGCAGCGGGCGACGGATTCGTCACCCGCTGA
- a CDS encoding TlpA family protein disulfide reductase, producing MKRFLASLLIALAAGSASVEAAETPAKPELSIQTLDGKTFDLSAQKGKWVIVNFWATWCSPCIKELPEISRFVKEHSNVAAVGLAYEDTDKAEVLAFLKTHPVSYPVAQVDVFDPPKSFETPRGLPMTYVIAPDGTVAKKFTGPITETDLAKVIGGTKS from the coding sequence ATGAAACGCTTCCTGGCTTCCCTGTTGATTGCCCTTGCCGCGGGCTCTGCTTCTGTCGAGGCGGCTGAGACGCCCGCGAAACCGGAGCTGTCGATCCAGACGCTGGACGGAAAGACATTCGATCTTTCCGCTCAAAAAGGGAAATGGGTCATTGTGAATTTCTGGGCAACCTGGTGCTCGCCCTGCATCAAGGAGCTGCCCGAGATCTCGCGCTTCGTGAAGGAACACAGCAACGTCGCAGCGGTGGGCCTGGCGTACGAGGATACAGACAAGGCCGAAGTCCTTGCCTTCCTCAAGACCCACCCGGTGAGTTATCCGGTGGCGCAGGTGGATGTGTTTGATCCTCCCAAGTCGTTCGAGACGCCGCGCGGGCTGCCCATGACCTATGTGATCGCGCCCGACGGCACCGTGGCCAAGAAATTCACCGGCCCGATCACTGAGACGGACCTGGCCAAGGTCATTGGCGGAACGAAGTCGTGA
- a CDS encoding YihY family inner membrane protein, which translates to MWIKRDKLHAFAVFLWQRFSDDRCPQAAGALAYTTLFSLVPLTAAILGILSAFPVFEQWRVSVTDFVFDNFVPAAGKTVQAYVTEFADKASQATAIGVVVLLISSVALMMSIEDAFNRIWRVATSRSTASRFVMYWTALSFGPLLLVAATAISSYLFALPLFEHAEAGLGVRSRLFGFLPFLIVWISLVASYVIIPNRRVRIRDAAIGALLGALLFEAAKRLFVLYLGSITSYEQVYGALAVVPIFMLWIYLSWLMVLLGASVSAAISAFEYRGIEERLPPGHEFLGLLCVVQHFALAQRKGIGLRTEDLRQRERFLTDDLLQRFLVDLNRAGMVQRTETGEWALVRNLDSASLFDLYEAGLYRLPPPLALGETARRALPVSLTDLLEQLSFHMQGALSQPLSRVFFPDERPDRPAANAPENE; encoded by the coding sequence ATGTGGATCAAGCGCGACAAGCTGCACGCCTTCGCGGTTTTTCTCTGGCAGCGGTTCAGCGATGACCGCTGTCCCCAGGCGGCGGGTGCGCTGGCCTACACGACCCTGTTCTCGCTGGTGCCGCTGACGGCCGCGATTCTCGGCATCCTCTCCGCCTTCCCGGTGTTTGAGCAGTGGCGCGTGTCGGTCACGGATTTCGTGTTCGACAATTTCGTACCGGCCGCCGGCAAGACCGTGCAGGCCTATGTCACCGAATTCGCCGACAAGGCCAGCCAGGCGACCGCGATCGGCGTGGTGGTGCTGCTGATCAGCTCGGTCGCGTTGATGATGAGCATTGAAGACGCCTTCAACCGCATCTGGCGCGTAGCGACCTCGCGCAGCACCGCCTCGCGCTTCGTCATGTACTGGACGGCGCTGTCGTTCGGGCCGCTGCTGCTGGTCGCCGCGACGGCAATCAGCTCTTATCTGTTTGCCCTGCCGCTCTTTGAGCACGCGGAGGCGGGGCTGGGCGTCAGGAGCCGCCTGTTCGGGTTCCTGCCATTCCTGATCGTCTGGATTTCCCTGGTTGCAAGCTACGTGATCATTCCGAACCGTCGCGTGCGCATCCGCGACGCGGCGATCGGCGCGCTGCTCGGGGCGCTGCTGTTCGAGGCTGCCAAGCGCCTGTTCGTGCTGTACCTGGGGTCGATCACGTCCTATGAGCAGGTCTACGGCGCGCTGGCAGTGGTGCCGATCTTCATGCTGTGGATCTATCTGTCGTGGCTGATGGTCTTGCTGGGCGCGTCGGTCAGTGCGGCGATCAGCGCGTTTGAATACCGCGGTATCGAGGAACGGCTGCCGCCCGGGCATGAATTTCTCGGCCTCTTGTGCGTGGTGCAGCATTTCGCGCTGGCCCAGCGCAAAGGCATCGGCCTGCGCACGGAAGATCTCCGCCAGCGCGAGCGTTTCCTTACCGATGACCTGCTGCAGCGATTCCTGGTCGACCTCAACCGTGCGGGCATGGTTCAGCGCACGGAAACGGGCGAGTGGGCGCTGGTACGGAATCTCGATTCGGCGTCGTTGTTCGACCTCTACGAAGCCGGACTGTACCGCCTGCCGCCGCCGCTGGCCCTCGGCGAAACGGCACGCCGGGCGTTGCCGGTCTCGCTCACAGATCTGCTCGAACAGCTTTCCTTCCACATGCAGGGGGCGTTGTCGCAGCCATTGTCCCGTGTATTCTTTCCCGATGAACGCCCTGACCGGCCTGCCGCCAACGCCCCGGAGAACGAATGA
- the wrbA gene encoding NAD(P)H:quinone oxidoreductase, whose translation MEILVLYYSRHGATAQMARLVARGVAEIDGVGARLRQVPPVAPVTQVAAPPEPDDGAPYATLQDLRDCAGLILGSPTRFGNMAAPLKYFLDSTSAEWASGSLAGKPAGVFTSTSTWHGGQESTLLSMQLPLLHHGMLLVGIPFTEPALNATRTGGTPYGASHTAGLDGDLPISEHERELARVLGRRVADVARRLGASP comes from the coding sequence ATGGAAATATTGGTCCTTTATTACAGTCGCCATGGCGCGACGGCGCAGATGGCGCGCCTGGTCGCCCGGGGCGTGGCCGAAATCGACGGCGTTGGCGCGCGCCTGCGACAGGTGCCGCCGGTGGCCCCGGTGACCCAGGTCGCGGCACCGCCCGAGCCGGACGATGGCGCGCCCTATGCAACGCTGCAGGACCTGCGCGACTGCGCCGGCCTGATCCTCGGCAGCCCGACGCGCTTCGGCAACATGGCAGCGCCGCTCAAGTACTTCCTCGATTCCACCTCGGCCGAGTGGGCCTCCGGCAGCCTGGCGGGCAAGCCAGCCGGCGTCTTCACCTCGACCAGCACCTGGCACGGCGGCCAGGAATCGACCCTGCTGTCGATGCAACTGCCGCTGCTGCACCACGGCATGCTCCTGGTCGGCATTCCCTTCACCGAGCCCGCCCTCAATGCCACCCGGACCGGCGGCACCCCCTATGGCGCCAGCCACACGGCAGGGCTGGACGGCGACCTGCCGATCAGTGAGCACGAGCGGGAACTGGCGCGGGTGCTGGGACGCCGCGTCGCCGATGTTGCCCGCCGGCTGGGAGCCTCCCCGTGA
- a CDS encoding DUF2069 domain-containing protein, with the protein MNAQRLGVWLWAALVALQFAWYLWLAPPPVASPWVSSLLAAGVLLLPVLALRSGVQRALLWVGLIALLYFMHGVVVAFSLPRSRLPAVLEVVLCVALIGVLGYAALRDKRTARASQAVAPPNLQRNSDVLRAAGRRTGQSVSR; encoded by the coding sequence GTGAACGCGCAGCGACTGGGCGTGTGGCTCTGGGCAGCCCTGGTGGCGCTGCAATTTGCCTGGTACCTGTGGCTGGCGCCGCCGCCGGTGGCCTCGCCCTGGGTGAGTTCGCTGCTGGCCGCCGGCGTGTTGCTGCTGCCCGTGCTGGCACTGCGCAGCGGCGTGCAGCGGGCACTGCTGTGGGTCGGGCTCATTGCACTGCTGTATTTCATGCACGGGGTGGTGGTGGCCTTCAGCCTGCCCCGCTCGCGCCTGCCAGCCGTGCTCGAGGTTGTCCTGTGCGTGGCGCTGATCGGTGTACTCGGCTATGCGGCCCTGCGTGACAAGCGCACCGCGCGCGCCAGCCAGGCGGTGGCGCCCCCCAACCTCCAGAGGAATAGCGATGTCCTTCGTGCAGCCGGCCGCCGAACTGGGCAATCAGTATCGCGATGA